CAGCATCTTCAAAAGTTTCAAAACGTTGTAAATACACATATTTTAAACCAGTGTTGGGGTTATCAATATAATCGGCTTGTATCCCTTTTGCATTAAGGTCATCTATGAAGTTGTTCATGTACTGCCCACCTTTATACACATTGGCTACTACGTAATATCCATCGGTAACATCTGGTAAATTTTTAAATCTTCTACTCTTAACTCCATCTTGTACAATCTCTGTAGTCGTAGCAGTCGGTGTTGTGGTAGTTGTTCTTCTTCTACTTGCCACAACTGCATCTTTAGGTTGTATCTGCTTTTGATATTCGCGGTCAACGGATGATCTATCGGTAGTATTGGTTGCCACAACCGCTTCGCTTTTAATAACAGGTTCTTTAGTGTTATTAGCTACAACAACTACTCTATCTTGTTGACTTTCATTTACTACTTTATTCGAATTTATGGGTTGTCCTGTGTTGCTAGGGTTATAACTAGATGCCATCTCAGTATCACTATTCTCATCTAAGAAAAGTTCCTTTGCCCTTTGCTCTAAATCTGGTCTTTCACCGTTGGTCTCGTTACGTACCATTCGCATAACCATGGCAAAACGTCTTTCTAGGTCAGACTGGCGAATAGCTTCCAAAGAATCCTGACGAAACATCAGCTCTTCAATTATAGCATCATTTTCGGCCAGCTTCATTTTAAGTTCCTCAATTTCTTCATTGGTTGCAACGTTCTCAGGCTCTTCATCGTTCTTTACCAGATCATCTTCAAAATCATCTTCTAACATTACCCTATCTTCGGTTAGGTTAGGAGAGAATGAATATGCAACGGATATCTCATGCGTAAGACCAAAATTGTCAAAATTATTGGACAGGCCTTTTTCCATGGTATACCCTAATGATATTCTTTCATTCAAGTTAAAACCAACACCTGCCGCAGCTCCATAGAAACTATCATAACCACCCTGGATCCAACCTAATTTAGGAAGATCAAGTATTAAACTACCACCCAAGGTAACATCTTCTTCACCTACTTTTCTAACCCTTGCCAACGGCATTAATCTAGCTTCTTCAAAAATTCCTTTTTTATTTTCAAACTGATGGGTATATTGTAAGTGGGCAGAATATGTTTTATCCTTAAATTCGGTTACCGACTCGCTATTCTTTAAATTGTAGTCAAATAGGTTTTCTGCAAACATACCTACATCAAACTTTCCATAAGAAAGGTTAAAACCAGGTTGAAACGATAATAGGCTTTGATCTTGTAAACCCGCCAAAAAAGGATCTTCTTCAACCGTTGAAGCCCTACCGTTATCAAATCCACTTTGATAGTACGATACGTTAGCACCAAAGGTAAAATTACTCTTATCGTTCAACTTAACGCCATAAGCGTAGTTTGCAAGTACACCAAAATTACTTAGAATACCTTCTCTTTGTGAATACAGACTTAAACCAAGTCCGGTTCTATCACTAATACGTCCACTATAGCTTAAGAAATAGTTCTGATTGTTATCATCAAATTGTACCGATTGGTTTCTGTGTAACAAATTGATATATGATTTATCTTCCCTAACCGTTGAAAACGTAGGGTTAATTAAGAATCGGTTATACTTCAATAAGTTTTGGGCAGGAACATCATATGATACAAACGGACTTTCCTCTTGCCCACTAACCTTCATGATAGCAAACACAAATAACAATAGATATAAAACACTTTTCTTTAGCATGGTGAGCTTAACGTATTACTGTGATCGTACCTTGTTTTAGTACTTCACTGGCATTCCTAATTTTATAATAGAATACCATATTTTGTTTGGTGAAAGCCGTAGTTGACTGCGGCCAATTATTTTTATAGTCGAATTCGTTTACAATTTCCTGACCTTGTTCATTATAGATTATGATATTAACATCGGCCTTATTAGAATATGAGTTAGGGATTACCCATTGATCATTGATTCCATCTCCGTTTACCGTAATTACATTAGGTACTTTAAACGTATCTAAGTACGAGACTTCCACTTGTCTAATGATCTCACAATTATCAATTGAAGCGATCAATGTATAGCTACCAGCTTCCGTAAAAGTTATACTATCCACATTGCCTATTTCAACGGCATTGGCATCTAGCCATCTATATGCAGTACCTCCACTTGCGGTCACTAATTTTGTAGTGCCTTCTGGCATTACAATCTCAGTTCCCGGATCAAGCGTAATCAAGTTTTCATCAAGAGGACTAATGACTATTTCATTGGATAATAAAGCACAACCATCTCGGTTTACTGCCAATCTATAGCTACCTGCAGTAGTTACCGTTAGTGATGTATCTGTTGTATTTACAGGTGCTCCATCTAGTTGCCATTCAAAAGTGGAAGAACCTAGATCACTAGAGGTACTTAAAGTTATCGTTTCGCCACCAGAACAGAATACAGTACCTGAACTTGCTATAGAAATGCTCTCGCTAGTTAATAACTGAACAGTTAACGAATTGGAATCTACAGTAAAACTATCTACCGATGCGTTAAGATCGTATGTTCCATTTTCAGCATTAGAAGCCAAACTAATAGTACTACTTGTTGCACCACTAACAGCTGTACCATCTTTGGTCCATTGATAGGTGAACCCATTTACTAAGGCGCTGGTAACATCTGTTTTAGTACCATCGGTAGCAACCGCATTAATTTGTTCTACACCCAATATAGTACTTGTTGATTCACATGAAGTATACGCATCGGTATAATTAATGGTCATTTCAAAAGAAGCAGGTGACACAACCGTAGTCACATCAGAATTTTTTGAGGATACAGAACACGACCCCCCTGTTTGGGTTACCTCAGCGTAATACTCTCCGTCTTGTGAAATAGTTATAGCACTATTGGTCTCGCCAGCTATTTCTATTCCATTTCTATACCATTTATAACTAGGTGTATTAGCCGTTGTACTAATTGATAAGGTTTGGCTCTGCGTAGGCAAAAGCACCATATTAATTTCGTTTTCTACATCTACCGTATATACATCTGCATTTGTTATAGTAATCGCAGAAGATCTTTCATTACAGATACCCGTACCCGAAATTTCTATGGCATAGTCACCTTCAAATCCGGCAGCGGATGCATCAACGGTATAAGAAGTTGCCGTAGCACCTAATATAGCCACATCATTTTTAAACCATTGATAGCTCCATGAAGCATCTGTTTGATCTATAGTAAGTGTTTCAGAATCTGTACTACACAAAGCAGTTTTGCTTGGTGCCGTTACAGCTATCCCCGTACCAGAACCTCCAATCGTTACATCAACAATATTAGAATCTGTATTACCGGAACCTGTACAACGTGGTCCGTAATCAATATAAACATTATACATACCAGACTGGGTTACGTTTAATGTATGACCTGTTTCACCTGTTAACTCAGTTCCGCTTCTAAACCAAATATACTGGTAGGTTTCTGGGTTGCTTATATTATCTACTTGCAAGGTAATAGGACCGGTGCTACACACTGTACCTGGAGGCACGCCATCACCTTGTTCACTAATGTTCAAGTTAGAAGTTACATCCATGTAATACATGTTATATGCGGGAGATTCGTTACCAATCTTTTCTGGATCGGTACTACGAACCCTCATTTTGTAACCTTCGCCACGCGTATCAGTTGGTATGGCAAAACTGGTATCAAAGTCCTTTACAGTATTTTTATCACTAATGGTTTGTAAAGTTTGCGCATTAGCAAAGCTACCAGTGGCATCAGATAATTCGAGAATAAACTCATTACCTGCATTGGCGGTACCAATCCACGTGATATTCACAAAATATTCATTGAAACCAGAGTTTCCCGCACAAACGGCGGTCCATGGCGTACTTCCTGACAGATTAGGATTGTCTGCAGGTTCTGGGGCATTGAGCACTATTGCCTGTGCCGATAATTGATAGGCACTAAATAGCATACAAAATGCGGTAAAAAAGGTAATTTTGGTCAAGGTTTTCATAAGTATTTGTAGTTATGGGGGCCACTACGGTTGAAAAGTTGGTTAATAAATTATTTTACTTTTCCATCATTTCATAGACAAATATGTTATTTAATCCGACGAAGAGGAATTTATTGTTGTCGGAAGGAAGATTTATGTTGTGAAACTCATTTTATGTAAGGTGTACTTTATTTAAACCTGTCGTTTAAGGCAATTTTGCTACTTTTGTAGCTTGAAATATATTGACATGAGCGAGACAACAAAGTCTTTGAATTTTATTGAACAAATTGTTGAAGAGGACTTGGTAAATGGTTATACCAAAGATCAATTACGATTTCGTTTTCCCCCAGAACCTAATGGATACCTTCATATAGGTCATGCAAGTTCCATTTGCTTAAACTTTGGTTTAGGTTTAAGGTATAATGCGCCTGTAAATCTGCGTTTTGACGACACCAACCCGGCAAAAGAAGAACAAGAGTTTGTAGATGCCATTAAAAAGGACGTTGAATGGTTAGGTTTTAAGTGGGATACCGAACGGTATGCATCTGATTATTTCCAACAATTATATGACTGGGCAATTGAATTGATCAAAAAAGGAAAGGCATATGTGGACAATCAATCTTCTGAAGAAATGGCCGCACAAAAAGGCACGCCTACAGAACCCGGTACAAATAGTCCATTTAGAAATAGATCGGT
The sequence above is a segment of the Maribacter dokdonensis DSW-8 genome. Coding sequences within it:
- a CDS encoding PorP/SprF family type IX secretion system membrane protein, which translates into the protein MLKKSVLYLLLFVFAIMKVSGQEESPFVSYDVPAQNLLKYNRFLINPTFSTVREDKSYINLLHRNQSVQFDDNNQNYFLSYSGRISDRTGLGLSLYSQREGILSNFGVLANYAYGVKLNDKSNFTFGANVSYYQSGFDNGRASTVEEDPFLAGLQDQSLLSFQPGFNLSYGKFDVGMFAENLFDYNLKNSESVTEFKDKTYSAHLQYTHQFENKKGIFEEARLMPLARVRKVGEEDVTLGGSLILDLPKLGWIQGGYDSFYGAAAGVGFNLNERISLGYTMEKGLSNNFDNFGLTHEISVAYSFSPNLTEDRVMLEDDFEDDLVKNDEEPENVATNEEIEELKMKLAENDAIIEELMFRQDSLEAIRQSDLERRFAMVMRMVRNETNGERPDLEQRAKELFLDENSDTEMASSYNPSNTGQPINSNKVVNESQQDRVVVVANNTKEPVIKSEAVVATNTTDRSSVDREYQKQIQPKDAVVASRRRTTTTTPTATTTEIVQDGVKSRRFKNLPDVTDGYYVVANVYKGGQYMNNFIDDLNAKGIQADYIDNPNTGLKYVYLQRFETFEDAVAAHDSKLNGAYDGAMWIMNVDNKYSNEAYASNVNKLKEKSSKYDSNVLTSNEVVRDNVDSREIDSKSYVIEGAGSGYYLIANVFANPNNAKKFVALLNSFGLSASYFINPKNNYRYVYLKKHDSWTNALISYYSKLNDAYDDKMWIMRVNQEQMA
- a CDS encoding T9SS type B sorting domain-containing protein, with protein sequence MKTLTKITFFTAFCMLFSAYQLSAQAIVLNAPEPADNPNLSGSTPWTAVCAGNSGFNEYFVNITWIGTANAGNEFILELSDATGSFANAQTLQTISDKNTVKDFDTSFAIPTDTRGEGYKMRVRSTDPEKIGNESPAYNMYYMDVTSNLNISEQGDGVPPGTVCSTGPITLQVDNISNPETYQYIWFRSGTELTGETGHTLNVTQSGMYNVYIDYGPRCTGSGNTDSNIVDVTIGGSGTGIAVTAPSKTALCSTDSETLTIDQTDASWSYQWFKNDVAILGATATSYTVDASAAGFEGDYAIEISGTGICNERSSAITITNADVYTVDVENEINMVLLPTQSQTLSISTTANTPSYKWYRNGIEIAGETNSAITISQDGEYYAEVTQTGGSCSVSSKNSDVTTVVSPASFEMTINYTDAYTSCESTSTILGVEQINAVATDGTKTDVTSALVNGFTYQWTKDGTAVSGATSSTISLASNAENGTYDLNASVDSFTVDSNSLTVQLLTSESISIASSGTVFCSGGETITLSTSSDLGSSTFEWQLDGAPVNTTDTSLTVTTAGSYRLAVNRDGCALLSNEIVISPLDENLITLDPGTEIVMPEGTTKLVTASGGTAYRWLDANAVEIGNVDSITFTEAGSYTLIASIDNCEIIRQVEVSYLDTFKVPNVITVNGDGINDQWVIPNSYSNKADVNIIIYNEQGQEIVNEFDYKNNWPQSTTAFTKQNMVFYYKIRNASEVLKQGTITVIR